The genomic stretch GACATCCAATCAAATTCAATCCACGTTATTTTGATTCGacagcatccatccaatcaaattgCAAGACAACCAATGAAGAAGAACTGTCCAAAAACGGCGTCACTTAGCAACAATGAAACCAAAAATAGTTTGTTCGGGTATAAAAACTTCGACGTGGTCAACAAAAAACGAATTGCAGTATGCATACATGCCGAGGTCAAAGATTACAGACGGAGACACAACAACCTCCAACTTCTTCAAACATTTGATGTTGCACAAAGAAcggtaagttttgaatgaacGCTAAAGCTAGCTTCTCGGCTGAGTAACTTTGCTAGCAACATTGCTAAATtagtgaggaaaaaaacacacagagacaatatgACACAGGACAGAAACTGCTGTGGAACTAGTTATAGTGCAATATGCTCTTGTGCACTTTGGaggatttgaagaaaaaaaagttgataaataaacacaaattttaaaagcatacatgatccatgtaaatattattactctgttgttaaagggactcgaaactcaaactgtaggacttgggacttgactcgaGACTTGCCATTCTTGACTCGGgacttgagggcaaagacttgagacttacttgtgacttgcaaaacaatgacttggtcccacctctggtTATAGCCATACTCTCCTTTAATCAATCATAGACATGATGAGTTGACACTTTCTCTGTCTTGTGGTTTCCTTTTGCATACCGTTAGAAGTGCCAGCAGCGCCATCATCACCCCCATCATGATGTACAAGTTCTCCGTAAGACCGCCAGCCCACAGAGGGCCCAGGATGGTAGCGAGACCGCCCACTGAGCGCCGCACTCCCTGACTGAAACCTGCAtgaagacatgaagacataagAACTCAACACACCAAACCCTCTGTGACActgattttattattacaacagccTGAATAAGCTATCGGGAGGGAAAGCCACAGAATCAAATACCttaaagcagtggttctcaaatgggggtacatgaaggcactccagggggtacatgggattttaaaatatgcatttaaaaagtagcatccgtGCAAAAAtcgttttaaaataattatttaataattattttaggaaaatgaaattataagttcataaaatgaattttatattcagtaggctattcaatttcatgatcctaaaaatccagagtctcccccataccaggtcatatgccacctggcatcacctgtcaatcacttgaaaactcaaagatggagtcgtggttgaagcgtagcagttatagttttaaatggttatatgctcactgtttttactacattagtttgaatcattacattttagtgatgagaaatatttgtaaCAAATTAGTAATGGATTATTAacgtttaaaatgtttgaagtaggggtttttttcaaatgtttgaattttgtatttgtttcagttccaaagtttaataaatcagacactgatggcacagcgctctgttttcaagtctttttttttttttcaaccaaatttTCTtcgccctggttagggggtacttggctgaaaaaatatttcacagggggtacatcactgaaaaaaggttgagaaccactgtccTAAAACATACAATACTTCCTCTTTTCCACTAGATGGTGCCGTTTCTCACCTTGTGTTTTCTCAGCAGTAACTTTGGAGAAGAGGGACACCTGAGCCACAGCTACAAATGGTAAACCCCAAACCTGCAGAAACACCCCAATGATGAACTCAGTGAGCTGCCAAGGGAAACcacctgcaggaaacaaaaagggCAAGAGAAAACACCGAAACACTGAGTGAATAAACAGGATACAGCCTTGTTCAAAAAGCATACTGAAAATGTTTGATCACCAGAatgtagggccgggactcgattaaaaaaagtaatctaattaattagaggctttgtaattaattaatcgaaattaatcgcattttaatcgcatatcaATATTttacctgagaacagtgagaagtattttttttcacatggatttttagtataccattgaataatgactgaatacataagcttaagcatcaaaaatattgtttatttttgctcaagtccaacagaccagtgcaatttttgccattaagtttagcaatagcatatttagaaatatagtacatttcaaattcaaggtagcctataggtaggtagaccttctgtaaactataatactttggttttttaagtaaaacacaatcctcgctagctaccacactagccgctagctgctatatgttttgcattgaggtgatacttgaggctcgatgtgctgcggtgatatgtgaattccttgttgcatagcaacacaaccatgctcttatcgacgcttccatccgttggttttttgtgacaaaatgtcccatcatccacggggccaaccaaagcgctctcatcagcttcttccttcatgttcactgtggtttgttgctgtctgaactcatgaacgctagttggtgctccggtataatcggtccgcctgaaactcatcaagtgagaaacgttccgcggtgcaaaaataagtgtgattaaaatgtgtcaattttttaacgcgttaatttttgtgtaattaattaatcttactTAACGTGTTCAGTCCCGTCCCTACCAGAATGATTTTTATAGATTTTAGATCTGCAAAGGTATTCATATGTAAATGATGGTGGGTGATCGGACTTTGTGGTTTGAGTAACTGTTGACTGCGTGGACAATAACAAAGCTTCTTCAGTGCATTCTGACCTAGTGGGTTAGCAAGGAAGATGAGGCACCAGACACCAGAGATGTTGCAGATGGCCAGACCGATGGCCAGCACCACTCGCTCAGCAAAACGCTGACTCAGCCAGCGCACAAACAGGAAGCCAGCGATCACCTCCACACCGCAGAGACAGTACATCACGCTGTTCTCCAGCTCCCCGTAGCCAAAGTACTTCTGGGTCATCGGGGTCACCATGGTCTGAGGATGGAAAGTTTGGAGACATGGAACAGTGATTAACTGCAAATATTAACAAGTCATTCTGTCTCAAAGTCCTGAAACATTAACTTCCTTGATGAAAATGTCTGCCAGTAGTTTGCCATAATTTCTATCACAGTGTGGTTTAACTTGTTCCTCAATTATTTAGATTCAAGAATTAATATCTTGACAGCAGGCATATTATGCCCCTTATTTCAAGAAAGGGAtccaaagaaataaaatgagaacttaagttttttatttgatCATATAATATCTACTGTATGTGTCTTTACTGCACCTCCAGCGCTGTCTGATTGAAGAGGGTGATGAACTGAGCAGCCAGCAGCACGACCACCTCTTCTCTCAGGAACTCTACAAAGAGACATTATTTTTAAGACCTTAACCTTAGAGAATATGTTTTACAATTTTTTCCAGACTTTTTATTAGGGGTGTGACAAGATCAAACTCGACGATATTTCTAGTCGCGTTAAAAATCAGTCTCGCAATATTTGTGAGTTTTCCAAACTTCtttttgtgacctgtgggggcagtaaaaggaaaagaagaagaggaggagatggaggaggagaagcagtaagcagccagaatgacgttaCAGGGGCCggtggctcattaagaagagaaagaacaaatcgaagcggcacagtcctcctgcagcagtctctcccagctgcagagccggagtctgcaaattgctaacaggctaacagttagctctgtagcagtacagtgtgtatgtgctgctgctgccgcaggtgttcacttagcaatctctgtttgtttacaacaagcaacggacactctgtgcacagttagcgatgccggttaattcaagatgtctatgtttatgataattagccatgctgctttgttttgatcagctgctgatgttgtccagttagcgacggcggccacagttgagtctcccgtatttaatccgtcgtgtatgtgatcacggtcgaaactgtcccTAAGCGATCATCATGTAAAGACATTTACAGAATGCATGTGCAACACGGttgaataaaagtctgttggtccagtcatatattgtgtcattgtagttttcttaaaatcttgtcTCTTTCTCGccaacccaatatcgtgtctcgtcttgtgagctgagagtatcgtcacacccctacttTTTATAGATCCCAGAGTGACAGTGACACACAGTGTGTCAACCACACACCTCGAGAAATGCTGAAATTCTTAAAGGGGCTGGAGGACTCTTGGGGCTCTGGTGGCACGGGAGAGGGAGGTGGAGAGATACGATCCAGCGTGGCATGTGAAGCAGCAGAGCTGTCGATCCTGGTCTGGCTCGATGTGACCAATGAGCCGTAGGACCCCCCCAGCTCCTGGGAGCACATTAGCGGCTTTTCCTCCTCATTGTCCTCTTCCACAGGCCCACCCtcgatctcctcctcctcttccctcctctgGCTTGTCGAGTTCTCCCTGACCTTCCCCTTCTCTAGTTGTGGTAGGTCCCAGTACATGAAGATCACTGCCACTTGAAGAAGAGTCCAGAGCAGGCACATGAACAACTGCAGGAGGTTGGAAGAAGAGAATTACAACTTTTCTTTGAGGAGTTGCAAAGTTAAAACAACTTATTATGTATCCTTACCCCAGGCGCAGTATATTtattgaccacaaaaggacCAAGGCGGAAATCACACAGCCTCAGGAAGATGTTAAATGCTGGacctttttcaaaaacaaagttaaaacatatttttttaggaagcaaatgtacttaaaaacaaCTATAATCACACAGGCGTATATGCGTATGCCGTTTTATTATACTTTTATCTTATTCTATTATCGTATACCTTGTCTTgtatcgttgtgtaccttgtcttgtgtgtcctgctgcaaaactaatctcccttcaagggactaataaagtgattctggtTCTGATTCACCTGCCATACATTAAACTTTAACAATTGTGTGTGAGCTCTAAGCATTCACTGTGTAAAAGGTCAGTAATCTCTACCATCTAAAATTCCtgtcttattttttgtgtaGAGAACAAAAAACCCTTTCTATTCATAATAATTAAAGTCAAATGATTAGCAGGCAGCCAGTCATCAGAAAGCAGTGGAGCACTGACCAATAAGAAGGCCAGCTTGTCGGCATGCCATGACAGCAGCAAATGCAGTGGCGCGGTCCTCAGGGGCCGTGCTTCTGGTCAGGAAGCCGAAGATAGATGAGCCAGCACCTGTGCCAATACCTGTGGAAAAACATGtgtacattttcaatttcaaaaTACTGAGGTTTAAAACTGAGGGCTATTGCCTGAAAACAAGTTCAACAGAGCCAGGGTCACTGTGTAAGTTGACTCTACAACAGCCCTAGGCagctgtctttgtttgtttttttaaagatctttTGGGGCATTTTCGTGCCCCAAAAAGGGGGAGAGCAAAGGGACCTTGGACCAGATTCAAACCAGAGTTCGCTGTGACAAGGATTCAgccttatgctgggcttacaccaaaagattttctCAGTCCctgactaaaaactgaaagtctttagtaactctaggagttttactggagtcacggtgctcccgtcatctccatggttaagtttaaggtagtaatctgctctgtttcatatcagtcttttcctagtcttggtttggatcatatcaaacgtgtttgatatgatctcaagtctcagtgacgtaacacaattaccatccaatagatgagcgggggaaaggtccctggttccagaccggccagtaaaaccacttccacaggaaaaaggaacatcacaataatgctagtaagctcagtcctaaataaaaatatagtgatgtcatatatttacagcCACAAGTGGGATTTTTGGGggtgctgtttcttagtaaagaggacagtaaggagacccagttaaaatgtataaattaatttatagcctacataaataagtaataaataatggattattaatgtatgaatatatttctaaatttgcctttcctttattcttccttatatctatttttactgtaaaatagtaaaCTTTTCacgttttttttccaacacaaaccattgcagacactagagcagctggagccaaaagctgcttctactccatttgtaagtttttattaagagcatgatggggaaaaaaggcaaattaggtaaaaaaaaatgcaaatagaatctagttgtagtcttgtaaatagttaccctgcaagattcacagtctgtctaaaatctcagtgtgagactaggctgggactaaaaactctaaacacttgtctttagatttgagctgatagttttcaaggagtcttttccaaatcttttcaaagtcttctgatgtataggtagcattagtgGTATGGGCTCTAGCAGTAACCCACTGGGACGTCCCAGCAGCTGTTTTTCTTCATCAGAGTCTGTGCACGCTCCCATAAAAACACTTGGTGAAACATTTGACTCTACTATTGCACTGAATTGTCCAATAGCGTTCTGCCTCTAAATATTAAACCATTGTTACAGCAAAACGCAACAATGCTGCAGATAAGGCAAGAAAGGAATGCAGAAAAAATTACTGATTGTGTAAATTgtcatttaatatatttattttacactcAAAGTGCTCTCAATGCCTACAATTTATTTCTAACGTAACAGCTGCACAttctacactgccctacaaagtctaactgcagtaactacgtaaagggtaacattttaacattttttaaccggcctgccaaatgggttataggtaggtcagtgatatggcacttatttctacatgtattgatgatgtaatttttatgttcaaaaatcatgattatttatttgacctttgaccccaaaaacttagctattgcactctggttttgctgtaaaaggttctaatagaaATCCAAAACCAGATTGCAGTAATTATAATGTTGTCgtctttatattttgttttcagtgaataaacattttcaaatagattttgttataagtgtatttatatttatatttatcagtGTTTAACAACTCGATTCAAAGATTTGTTAATTTTAGACAAAATATCacaaagtaatgttatattttagtcttaatataatttatctcacttttttatttaatcactatctagacaACAATTTGCCtttcaaataattatataattataatctctaatattctattatatttatgtttaaattagtatatatatccaaagcagactgtggtaagtgcaattactgctttgttttgagttggattttgtggtttttatattattatttctctgaaataaagcaaaattgaaatctaaaactttgtcacaagacaaaacagacatcaaggagttcatttttagttataactcaattttcaccaaaaatgtagttactgcagttaggctttgtagggcagtacaggtCTTGCACTTTAAACTTAATGCAGCAAATTAGGGGCTAATAGTTGTCCCAGTTAAGATATAGTGCACAGCAGCTGTTTAAAGCCGAAAATGACGATGCAGCAGTGTATGCACAAGCTCCAATTCATATCTTTACACAATGATCCTGCAAAGCTATACTGATATGACAGGTGTATTCTACTGGCTTGCCAACTGCCAAATAAATAAGAAGTCACAATGTCACCCTGTTCAAACTCACCTGCCACCAGTCTGCTTGACAGTAACAGCCACTTGGAGAAGCCCATAAAGTACATGAAATTACCTAGAGAGGGACAAGGAACATTCAGTGAGTGATAACATTCTAGtagagtttgtgttttttacatgaGAAGTTGGTGTACAGTCACAAacaaattattagacccttgttttttttttcaatttttgttcattttaatgcatggtagggctgggcgatataacgatataaaaaaatatatcaatatgtttttaacagttatatggaattagaccatatcgcatatattgatacaattaaaaatatatatatctctttatatgtaaatgctgcccttactaggttttgtcatatttagttattttgtaatgtttgttattcttttctcatataaatatatttatttcagaaaaagattggcctattttatttcataggctatttttgtttaagatattttttaaatgtgcactttatggagctttgattttaaaaaaggtactcctgttatacagtatttatgttcacttaaataaaaaaagtttcaataaaactacttgtgacatgttatatttgactttgactcactttgcgataaaaatatcgggatatataatatgtatcgttattcagcctaaatatatcaggatatgacttttgttccatatcgcccagccctaaagcatggtacaactaaaggaacatttttttggacaaatatattaataacaacaaaaatagctcatcagagtttaattaagagctgatatctagcaattttccatggttttcttgataatgactttggttattttcaagaaaaccatgaaaaatgtctggatatcagctcttaaattaaactcttattagctatttgtattgttctcattatatttgtccaaacaaatgtacctttagttgtaccaggcattaaaatgaacaagaaatcgaagaaaagggtggtctaatattttttgtatattattatgGTGTATGTGGATTAATTAAGAGTGAGTGGAATGAACTCACCAATTATCTCAAATAAATTGGCAAACAAGATGATCTTTTTGGTGGTCCGTGTTTTGTCAGACAAGTGACCGAACAGCGGACCTGACAGGAGGCCACTGAAGCTGAATGCAGACAGGGCCAGACCCAGGAAGTACGGTGCTGCATCCAAAGTCTGCAAGTACCTCCATATTGTGGGCAAGATTACAGCTGAGGAAACAGAAGGAAGTGGGATTAGTTTTTATCTGCCTCCTGGTGTACacttttttctgaggtaatactTCAGTTCCTGCTTCCCATTTACCTATGCACTTTCCTTAAGAGATCTGGCAGCCGTTATGACCTCAGATCCAATGATATTGTGCACCTTTCTGTCCCTCGTGTCCGGaccgaaaaaggtaaaaaagcatTCAGTTTCTCTGCCCCCTCTGCTTGGAATACCCTTCaatctgagctgaaactatCAGAACTGATTCCTTTGGGAGCATTTCGCACAACTCTCAAAAAACGTCAATGTAAATCTTTTGCACAGTGCTCATGTTCCTAATTTGCTACTGTATTTatcactgctgcactttatactgcttatttat from Centropristis striata isolate RG_2023a ecotype Rhode Island chromosome 9, C.striata_1.0, whole genome shotgun sequence encodes the following:
- the mfsd8l1 gene encoding major facilitator superfamily domain-containing protein 8 — protein: MDNRRKKKLTYATIGLIFLLSGVEYAVILPTIWRYLQTLDAAPYFLGLALSAFSFSGLLSGPLFGHLSDKTRTTKKIILFANLFEIIGNFMYFMGFSKWLLLSSRLVAGIGTGAGSSIFGFLTRSTAPEDRATAFAAVMACRQAGLLIGPAFNIFLRLCDFRLGPFVVNKYTAPGLFMCLLWTLLQVAVIFMYWDLPQLEKGKVRENSTSQRREEEEEIEGGPVEEDNEEEKPLMCSQELGGSYGSLVTSSQTRIDSSAASHATLDRISPPPSPVPPEPQESSSPFKNFSISREFLREEVVVLLAAQFITLFNQTALETMVTPMTQKYFGYGELENSVMYCLCGVEVIAGFLFVRWLSQRFAERVVLAIGLAICNISGVWCLIFLANPLGGFPWQLTEFIIGVFLQVWGLPFVAVAQVSLFSKVTAEKTQGFSQGVRRSVGGLATILGPLWAGGLTENLYIMMGVMMALLALLTMMLAFSYDRLVAPAVEEQVDDSDN